DNA sequence from the Oryza brachyantha chromosome 5, ObraRS2, whole genome shotgun sequence genome:
GCGAGAACACAGTTTTCTGGGTTCTTGGCTGttcctatttttcttctttttgagGGTAGCTTCTTGTTCTTCGTTAGCTGTATCATTTTGAGGAATGTCCATACATTATTCTCCATGGAGAATAAAGATTCAGTTATGTCCAGTAACCACATTTATGTGAGGTTGCTTGCTTAGAGCTCCTCGTGCAAGATCTGACCTCCTCATTCTCTCAGCATAACTGTCCATATCAGTTGTAAGTGAATTTCTGCCCCCAAATGCAGTCTCCAGCTTATCCATGTCAAACATTTCAGACACTATCTTGTGGCTCTCTGGATTATTAGTATACACAAACTTCACCTTCTCATTCATCTTTGCTTCTAGGAAGTGCTTTAGAATCTgcctcaagaaaaaaaagaagtggtTTAGAATCTGCAATTCAGGACAAGAGAGTTCATGCATATATTGACTTAACTGAATCACAGAACACCATTTGATAAGAAATCCTGCAATATTCCATAGTACCTTCCAGAAAGATTCAAAAATCCTTGGAGTGTTGCTTAGTATTGCTACTGCAATCATCCCTGGGTAGTAGTTCTGAACTATGTGCATGGATTCACGGGAGGTCGATAATGGTGTGCTTGATATAGCCCAGCCTCTGAGGTCTAACAGCCATGTAACATGTTCTTCTTGTTCATCCTCTGAATTCATAGCCAAACTCTCTAGGAGATACACAAAGTATTTGATCTGTTCCTTCCCTGAAACTTTCGCCTGCTAATAAGTCAGCATTAGGAAAATTCAATAGACCATAAATCTATCATAATATAGTAAAAATCACATGCATTCATCTTCAGAACGAAGGAATTTTCAGAAGTAATAGAACTGAATatttataactatattttgtaatCTAAAACAAGTCTGAGATTCTCAGCTCTTAATTAAGGAACCATCTGACTTTCAAGAGCCTAAGTTACCATTATATCTTTTCGATCTTGGCCTCAAATCACTTCATTTACTAACACAAATTACTAGTTTATTGTTACACTATTAATAAGACCAGCATATATGCATCCTATAGTCTAGTCAGCAAAAAAGATGACCTTAATTGTCGGCTTTGTGACTAGGACACATCTTCCTTTGGCATCAAGGTAGTCAGTTATATATGCTCTTCTACCCTCGTACTCCTTCTCAGCAATGTCTTCCTAAACATAGGTCACAAACAATTCATTGTTTCAGACAGAAATCCAAATGGTTTGCAAATAATTGCTACAAACTCAACAGAGGAAACTGAATTTCAGATTTGTGAGCGTACCCAGCAAATGGTTTCAGGCCTGTACTGACGCCTCCACTTGACAGTTTCCTGGAGCGACTTGGTCGCTTGTTCCGTGCTCCAGTTCCTTGCTCGCAGGAAGCGGCGGATGGTGGCATCCGACAAGAATTCTGGCATCTCCTCTGTCAGGCTTCCCAGCAGCTCCCGGACCTCAACTATCTTCAGGTGCATATCGACCAGAACAGGATACTTTTATTTAGGGATAAGTTTAATGACATGTACGGTTGTGTTGTTTTACAACCGGAGATGAAagataaagtaaaaaagaactattttagaaaggtTAGATGATGAACTTGTATATACcgatcatttttaaaaaatacattgttaaCTGTTTTAGTAgtgtaaatgatgaaattagttactatagagtaaaaaaaaaactattttagaaatgttagaggatgaacttctatatatacacatcatttttaaaataatacatttttagAGGAAAAATGTGGTGATCATCGAAGTATAATAACCTGACAAAAAGTGATAGGAAGAACGCTGAGTTGGTATTAATCGCCCAGGCTACCTCACAGACGATCAGGATCGGAAAGAAACCGCCAGAACTCACATGAGCATGCTActtgcaattaaaaaaaaaaagctatttCGTTTCTGTCCCTCTTTCAGGTCCCTTTATTTTTACAGTTTTCGTTTTTCCCttacttttttaattgaacgAACTAGTGCCCCTCCTTTGGATGGAAggactaacggtgttaaatgtCATGTTAAAGGACTATTTTACCccttattttgatattttttttgtcatttgtgtTGATACCTCTgttctaaatcatagaaatatacgaaagcaatatattattaattcaaatgacatgtttaaaaacttgtaatttttttaaatatttaatagagtttcaaaactatgtcaatttttaaaaaaagttataagtttcatagaaatatacaaaagcaatatattattaattcaaatgacatgtttaaaaacttataatttttaaacaaggGTAATTtcgtcattaattatttcgggaattaaatcttttattttttaaactaaatatattggtcAACTAACGGTCAACATAACTTCCATCCAAAATAGGGGCAACCATTTCattcggttaaaaaaaaaggggcaAAAACGAAAATGCTAAAAGAAAGggataaaatcaatattagacttGAAAATCATGACAGAAACGAAattgaccaaaaaaaaaagagagaaatccCAGGGGCAACAACATACTGCTACTCTTCTTAATAGTATTCGTGCTGTCCAGGATTAACAGAAAGCACATTCTTGTATAGAAAACGCCATCAAAAACTATTATTCAAACTAGTTTTGTGATTTCGCTAATTAACATCCATTGCCATTAGTCCAAGTCGTTTTGACAATCCAACGTACTAGAGTGGTTTCTCTAAAGAAGACTAAAGCACCAATTTCAGCAAGCAAGAACATGTCATAGTCAAATAGTTATGAAATATTTCACAGCATGtagatatgaataaattttccACTTGCAAAGTTTGTCCAAAATACTGATttttaacatgttttttttaaaaaaaatcgacgCACCTATACTGCATTGTCACATCGGTTAAAACCTCCAACCGTAGtggtgttaaaattttaaaatccagAGGTACTACACGGCCACTAATTTGCTATGGTATTATTTAGGGGTAGACATTTTTTAATCGAAACTAAAATAATGCCGAACTGAAGTGTTGGTGTACTAGGTTTCTTGTTTGTTGatcagtttctttttttcatctagCACGGTTTTCGGTTTTGCATTTGATTTTTCCTTGCCAAACATTCATTTTTTcaattatgcttatgcttataaaccaaattttgaattttcaagcttaaatttagagttgactttgCGGTATTTTTCACCGAAGCTTGTTTTCTaactttagcttttagatcgctaataatacGCATATATaggttatttttcatttgtaaatatgttgttttgacttttctcataaaaaacctaaataaTCAAAAACAGAACAATTATAGTacaattataatttgtttgatttttcatttgcttttataaatatgtttgatttttcatttgcTTTATCTCAAATTTGTTTTACACCATCAAAAACAGAAC
Encoded proteins:
- the LOC102710205 gene encoding phosphatidylinositol transfer protein 3-like isoform X2 codes for the protein MSFLLKTRSESNQPRSPSSEELKEKIVEVRELLGSLTEEMPEFLSDATIRRFLRARNWSTEQATKSLQETVKWRRQYRPETICWEDIAEKEYEGRRAYITDYLDAKGRCVLVTKPTIKAKVSGKEQIKYFVYLLESLAMNSEDEQEEHVTWLLDLRGWAISSTPLSTSRESMHIVQNYYPGMIAVAILSNTPRIFESFWKILKHFLEAKMNEKVKFVYTNNPESHKIVSEMFDMDKLETAFGGRNSLTTDMDSYAERMRRSDLARGALSKQPHINVVTGHN
- the LOC102710205 gene encoding phosphatidylinositol transfer protein 3-like isoform X1, with product MSFLLKTRSESNQPRSPSSEELKEKIVEVRELLGSLTEEMPEFLSDATIRRFLRARNWSTEQATKSLQETVKWRRQYRPETICWEDIAEKEYEGRRAYITDYLDAKGRCVLVTKPTIKQAKVSGKEQIKYFVYLLESLAMNSEDEQEEHVTWLLDLRGWAISSTPLSTSRESMHIVQNYYPGMIAVAILSNTPRIFESFWKILKHFLEAKMNEKVKFVYTNNPESHKIVSEMFDMDKLETAFGGRNSLTTDMDSYAERMRRSDLARGALSKQPHINVVTGHN